A segment of the bacterium genome:
CTCAAGTGGCGCCTCGCGCGTCGCACGAAAGAAGGGCCGCGGGGCTATCCCGCGCGTACGCGGCAGCTGACCCTCGCCGAGCCGACCGACGACGGCGAAGTCATCGCCCAGGTCGCGAAGTCGCTCCTCGACGATGCGCTCGCGGAGCCGGTCCGGTTGCTCGGCGTCGGGGTGTCCGGGCTCGTCGACGAGGGGGGCGGCGCGGCGCAACTCTCGCTCTTCGACTCGGCCGAAGGCGCCGGCGACGCGGATCCGCGCGTCATGCAGGCGACCCCCAAGAAGCGCCAGCTGAACCGGGCGCTGGACGCCCTTGCGGACAAGTTCGGGGACGACGTCGTCCGTCGCGCGAGTCAGGGGGACGCACGGCACGCGACGCTCTCCGGGCAGTGGAAGCGCGGCAGTCGGGACACGGATCGACCGGATGCGGAGAGGGACGGGGACGAGGGACGCTAGGCATCCCCACCGACTTCGACTAGCGTCGAGGTCTGGCAGGAGGTCTCCATGTCGTCCCAGAGCGTCGTCCTCAACCCCCGTCCCCTCGGCTTCTTCGGGTTCCTGCGCGAGCTGCGTCGCGCACGCCGCGTGGGGCCCGGACCAGAGACCGTGTTCCGACTGCTGCGCCCCTTCCATGGTCCGGAATTCGACCGGATCTACGAACGCTGCATGGCCGACCCGACTGCGCGTCGGCTCCTCGAGGAAGGCCGGAGCCTCCACCCCGTTCTGCTCGACTTCGCCGGGATGCGGGCCATGCCGGAGGCTTCGCTCGGTCGCGCCTACGTCGACTTCATGGAAGCCAACCAGATCGACATCGTCTCGTTCGCCGAGGCCAGCTTCAAGAACATGAAGCGCGAGGACTATGCGAACGACGCCGCGTGGGCGATGGCGAACCGGCTGCGCGACATCCACGAGATCGTCCACG
Coding sequences within it:
- a CDS encoding ubiquinone biosynthesis protein COQ4; amino-acid sequence: MSSQSVVLNPRPLGFFGFLRELRRARRVGPGPETVFRLLRPFHGPEFDRIYERCMADPTARRLLEEGRSLHPVLLDFAGMRAMPEASLGRAYVDFMEANQIDIVSFAEASFKNMKREDYANDAAWAMANRLRDIHEIVHVISGYGTDVLGEMCELVFNLAEDPRPKAVRFVVRMNLIKFERAGHAHARAAIAEAYQRGKTAGSRVGQDWADMLDWDLDTVRAQLGISPPTEYAPIDFEESPPTPSVMLRALLTKDADAA